In a single window of the Pseudodesulfovibrio profundus genome:
- a CDS encoding IS5 family transposase: protein MLLFLHPKEEGMAIRQKGPRLGDYFLGHRRTKTTFLDEINELIDWQPINAFLCKKIRRKANAVGNPAYPPLAMFKILLLQRWYNLSDPGVEQALLDRLSFVRFTGFSIEDDVPDETTICRFRNGLIRLKVLDSLLDMLNRQLEGQGLLVREGAVVDASVVESQRRPRKVIDVMPEDRSEDAEEQDGPVDCRVSYSDDEEAAWLRKRNRAYYGYKLHAATDSRDGFLLCGHITPANHSDTGEFERLVNGVGLDPGARVYADKGYCSGKNRDILFDRDLEDGTMDKTPRGGRLTDFEKTRNRDISSIRQIVERAFGTLKRGYAFFRSRYVGREKVEGEFHILAMAFNLKKAVRLARA, encoded by the coding sequence ATGCTATTATTTCTCCATCCAAAGGAGGAAGGCATGGCTATTCGGCAGAAAGGACCTCGGTTGGGTGATTACTTCCTGGGGCACCGCAGAACCAAGACCACATTTCTGGATGAGATCAACGAACTCATCGACTGGCAGCCCATCAACGCCTTTCTGTGCAAGAAGATCAGGCGCAAGGCCAACGCCGTGGGCAATCCCGCCTATCCGCCTCTGGCGATGTTCAAGATTCTGCTCTTGCAGCGTTGGTACAACCTGAGTGATCCGGGCGTGGAGCAGGCGCTGCTCGACCGGCTCTCCTTTGTCAGATTTACCGGTTTTTCCATCGAGGACGACGTGCCGGACGAGACCACCATATGCCGTTTCCGTAACGGTTTGATCCGCCTGAAGGTGCTGGACTCCTTGCTCGACATGCTTAACCGCCAGCTTGAAGGACAAGGGCTTCTTGTCCGTGAGGGAGCCGTGGTGGACGCCTCGGTAGTCGAGTCGCAGCGGCGGCCGCGCAAGGTTATCGACGTGATGCCTGAGGACCGTTCCGAGGACGCCGAAGAACAGGATGGGCCGGTGGACTGCCGGGTCAGCTATTCGGATGACGAGGAGGCGGCCTGGCTCCGCAAGAGAAATCGGGCCTATTACGGCTACAAGCTCCATGCCGCGACGGACAGTCGAGACGGGTTTCTGCTCTGTGGTCACATCACTCCCGCGAACCATTCGGACACGGGCGAATTCGAGCGGCTCGTGAATGGCGTCGGCCTTGATCCCGGCGCACGGGTTTATGCGGACAAGGGCTATTGCAGCGGGAAGAACCGGGACATTCTGTTTGATCGCGATTTGGAGGACGGAACCATGGACAAGACGCCTCGTGGCGGCAGGCTGACAGACTTCGAAAAGACCCGCAACCGTGACATCAGCAGCATTCGGCAAATAGTCGAGCGGGCCTTCGGCACACTCAAACGTGGCTACGCATTCTTTCGGTCCCGATACGTGGGTCGTGAGAAGGTGGAGGGAGAGTTCCACATCCTCGCCATGGCGTTCAATTTGAAAAAAGCTGTTCGACTGGCGCGAGCCTGA
- a CDS encoding extracellular solute-binding protein produces MKKTLLALLFVMLLATPSIAGSGELYLYIWSEYIPDEVVQNFTRETGIKVHLSNYDSNEAMYAKIKLAGDGYDIIVPSSDYVGLMRRQDMLLPLDKSKLSNFGNLAPKFVNQSFDPDNTYSLPYMWGSTAIAVNTGMLGTGAVNSIDDLWKPEMDGRLLLPNDPRDVFALALKSLGYSLNETDPARLEEAYQKLKSLIPMVRVFDSDSPKQALLSGEVLVGVVWNGEAYIANQENPEITYIYPEKGFSLWMDSLCIPKGAKNIEEAHAFLNYLMRPDVAALISTEMGYSTPNAKALDFLPEEVRNNPIVYPSEEVAARGEFQDYIGEAMKIYDAYWVKLKTD; encoded by the coding sequence ATGAAAAAAACACTACTGGCTCTGCTTTTCGTCATGTTGCTGGCCACCCCTTCCATTGCCGGAAGCGGTGAACTCTACCTGTACATCTGGTCCGAATACATCCCGGACGAGGTGGTTCAGAATTTTACTCGGGAAACAGGCATCAAGGTTCACCTGTCGAACTACGACAGCAACGAAGCCATGTACGCCAAGATCAAACTGGCCGGGGACGGATACGACATCATCGTCCCTTCCTCGGACTATGTCGGACTCATGCGCCGTCAGGACATGTTGCTGCCGCTGGACAAGTCCAAGCTGTCCAACTTCGGCAATCTGGCACCAAAATTCGTGAATCAGTCCTTTGACCCGGACAACACGTATTCCCTGCCGTACATGTGGGGTTCCACCGCCATCGCGGTCAACACCGGCATGCTCGGCACGGGGGCCGTCAACTCCATTGATGACCTGTGGAAACCCGAAATGGACGGCAGGCTCCTGCTGCCCAACGACCCGCGGGACGTCTTTGCCCTTGCCCTGAAGTCCCTTGGTTATTCGCTCAACGAGACAGATCCGGCTCGTCTTGAAGAGGCGTACCAGAAGCTCAAGTCGCTGATTCCCATGGTTCGCGTCTTTGATTCGGATTCTCCCAAACAGGCGCTGCTCTCCGGCGAGGTGCTTGTTGGCGTTGTCTGGAACGGCGAAGCATACATCGCCAACCAGGAAAACCCGGAGATCACCTATATCTACCCGGAAAAAGGATTCAGCCTCTGGATGGATTCCCTGTGCATCCCCAAGGGAGCAAAAAACATCGAGGAAGCACATGCTTTCCTGAACTACCTGATGCGCCCGGACGTTGCCGCATTGATCAGCACCGAGATGGGCTACTCAACCCCCAACGCCAAGGCACTGGACTTCCTGCCTGAAGAGGTGCGTAACAACCCCATCGTCTATCCTTCGGAAGAAGTTGCTGCCCGGGGCGAGTTTCAGGATTACATTGGCGAGGCCATGAAAATCTATGACGCTTACTGGGTAAAGCTGAAGACCGATTAG
- the potC gene encoding spermidine/putrescine ABC transporter permease PotC: MMKYIKTAYAGLVYLFLYLPLGVMALYSFNASKYSLSWQGFTLKWYGKLLENTTLIDAALRSMTIAVVSATVACIIGTLAAFMLHQYRFKGRRAMFSSVFVMMMSPDIVIAISLLVLFLSAGLTLGFWTLLMGHITLCVPFVTATVYSRFRGFDRSVVEAARDLGASEYQLFRRVVIPMAMPGLAAGWLLSFTLSLDDVIISFFTTGPTYEVLPLRIYSMVRLGIKPDVNALSVIMIAITVVAVLLSRRLLKEK; this comes from the coding sequence ATGATGAAATACATTAAAACAGCTTATGCCGGACTGGTGTACCTTTTCCTGTACCTTCCGCTGGGAGTGATGGCGTTGTATTCATTCAACGCTTCCAAGTACTCGCTGTCATGGCAGGGATTCACCCTGAAATGGTATGGCAAGCTGCTGGAGAACACCACGCTGATCGATGCGGCCCTTCGGTCAATGACCATTGCGGTGGTCTCGGCCACGGTTGCCTGCATCATCGGCACGCTGGCGGCATTCATGCTGCACCAGTACCGGTTCAAGGGCAGGCGAGCCATGTTCAGCAGCGTCTTCGTCATGATGATGTCCCCGGATATCGTCATTGCCATCTCTTTGCTGGTGCTTTTCCTGAGTGCGGGGCTGACCCTTGGATTCTGGACACTGCTCATGGGACACATAACCTTGTGCGTCCCGTTCGTGACTGCGACCGTCTACTCACGGTTTCGGGGTTTTGACCGATCCGTGGTTGAAGCGGCCCGCGACTTGGGAGCCAGTGAATACCAGCTCTTCCGACGCGTCGTCATCCCCATGGCAATGCCTGGCCTGGCAGCCGGTTGGCTGTTGAGCTTCACCTTATCGCTTGATGACGTAATCATCAGCTTTTTCACCACTGGGCCGACCTATGAAGTTCTGCCGCTTAGAATCTACTCCATGGTCCGTCTGGGCATTAAACCCGATGTCAACGCGCTCAGCGTTATCATGATCGCTATAACCGTAGTCGCCGTCCTTTTATCGCGGCGACTGCTCAAGGAGAAATAA
- the potB gene encoding spermidine/putrescine ABC transporter permease PotB translates to MKDNRLFKRFVIGGVICWMIVFGAVPTLMLTGVSFLQRHPDDLIAPIFTLESYQRLLEPALGFMVLESLFMAAAATALCLLIGYPFAYIVARSEKRRARLMLLLVMIPFWTNTLIRTYAMVAVLKADGILSKTLMFLGIIDMPLKIMYTETAIFIGYIYTLLPFMILPLYAALEKLDNRLIEASRDLGASRWATFRKITIPLTTPGILSGCMLVFLPALGMFYIPDILGGARTMLLGNYIRDQFLTARDLPMGAAASIAMTVIMGVLLALYFQSVRRSGRRAKI, encoded by the coding sequence ATGAAAGATAATCGTCTTTTCAAACGTTTTGTCATCGGCGGAGTCATCTGCTGGATGATCGTCTTCGGTGCCGTGCCTACCCTGATGCTCACTGGCGTCAGCTTTCTGCAACGTCATCCGGACGATCTCATCGCACCGATCTTCACCCTTGAAAGTTATCAGCGTCTGTTGGAACCGGCACTGGGCTTCATGGTGCTCGAATCCCTGTTCATGGCTGCGGCTGCTACGGCGCTGTGCCTCCTGATCGGGTATCCGTTCGCTTACATTGTGGCTCGATCCGAAAAACGGCGTGCGCGGCTCATGCTCCTGCTGGTCATGATTCCCTTCTGGACCAACACCCTTATTCGCACCTACGCCATGGTCGCGGTCCTCAAGGCAGACGGTATTTTGAGCAAAACCCTGATGTTCCTGGGTATCATCGATATGCCGCTCAAGATCATGTATACCGAGACCGCCATCTTCATCGGCTATATCTACACGCTGCTGCCGTTCATGATCCTGCCGCTCTATGCCGCGCTGGAAAAACTCGACAATCGACTGATCGAAGCATCGCGTGATCTGGGAGCCAGCAGATGGGCTACCTTCAGGAAGATAACCATCCCGCTGACCACACCGGGCATTCTCTCGGGGTGCATGCTGGTATTCCTGCCCGCGCTGGGCATGTTCTACATACCGGACATCCTTGGTGGAGCACGGACCATGCTGCTGGGTAACTACATCCGCGACCAGTTCCTTACCGCACGCGACCTCCCCATGGGTGCAGCGGCTTCCATCGCCATGACTGTGATCATGGGAGTATTGCTCGCTCTGTACTTTCAGAGTGTTCGCCGCTCCGGCAGGAGGGCCAAGATATGA
- the potA gene encoding spermidine/putrescine ABC transporter ATP-binding protein PotA has product MENVIELSNISKSFDGDIAVEDISLSIADGEFLTLLGPSGCGKTTILRLIGGFEQCDSGTIRIDGKEMVGLDPESRPVNTVFQSYALFPHMNVYDNVAFGLRIAGMAESAIAKEVPAALALVRLEKMVNRMPSELSGGMQQRVAIARAIVNKPRVLLLDEPLSALDHRLRKEMQKELKELQRTLGITFVLVTHDQEEAFTMSDRVVVMNEGVIEQIGSPKDIYENPVNLYVARFVGEINVLNGTITEVKDTTYEAEVAGVPVVVKSNRDFSEGDRIHVLLRPEDFRVEVMREVEDDPELAEKFAKAMLKGTVERTFYKGATYDVDITLDDGKQIIVSEFFDEDAENLYFHAGDRVAVGWFEGWEVVLPHER; this is encoded by the coding sequence ATGGAAAACGTAATAGAATTATCCAACATCAGTAAGTCGTTTGACGGCGACATCGCCGTTGAGGACATTTCATTATCCATAGCCGATGGAGAGTTCCTGACGTTGCTGGGGCCGTCCGGCTGTGGCAAAACGACTATTCTCCGACTCATTGGCGGATTCGAGCAGTGCGACAGCGGCACCATTCGCATCGACGGTAAAGAAATGGTCGGCCTTGATCCTGAATCTCGTCCGGTAAACACCGTTTTCCAGAGCTACGCCCTGTTCCCGCACATGAACGTATATGACAATGTCGCCTTTGGCCTGCGTATTGCGGGCATGGCTGAATCAGCCATTGCCAAAGAAGTTCCTGCCGCCCTTGCTCTTGTCCGTCTTGAAAAGATGGTCAACCGCATGCCGTCCGAACTTTCTGGTGGTATGCAGCAGCGTGTGGCCATTGCTCGCGCCATCGTCAACAAGCCGCGAGTTCTTCTGCTCGACGAGCCGCTTTCCGCGCTGGATCACCGCCTGCGCAAAGAAATGCAAAAAGAGCTCAAAGAGTTGCAGCGCACCCTTGGGATCACCTTTGTCCTCGTCACTCACGACCAGGAAGAGGCGTTCACCATGTCGGATCGCGTTGTCGTGATGAACGAGGGAGTCATCGAACAGATCGGCAGCCCCAAGGATATCTACGAGAATCCGGTCAATCTCTACGTGGCCCGCTTCGTGGGAGAGATCAATGTTCTCAATGGAACCATTACCGAAGTGAAGGACACGACCTACGAGGCTGAAGTGGCCGGAGTCCCTGTTGTCGTCAAATCCAACCGTGATTTTTCCGAGGGCGACAGGATTCATGTCCTTTTGCGTCCGGAGGATTTCCGGGTCGAAGTCATGCGCGAAGTGGAAGACGACCCCGAACTGGCGGAGAAGTTTGCCAAGGCAATGCTCAAAGGCACTGTGGAGCGGACCTTCTACAAGGGTGCGACCTACGATGTGGACATAACCCTCGATGATGGCAAACAGATCATCGTTTCCGAGTTTTTCGACGAAGATGCCGAGAACCTCTACTTCCACGCTGGCGACCGCGTGGCTGTGGGATGGTTTGAGGGGTGGGAAGTGGTGTTGCCCCATGAAAGATAA
- a CDS encoding acyltransferase family protein translates to MGIIRLLLAIAVFNSHFPFLEVPVVDGHEAVLAFFAISGFYIALILDTTYSSSREFYWGRFLSLYPMYLIGLSISVALLTVGDIHPMTGLDKMQSLLSDPLAFAIMLWTSACVFGQELLFSLAQSADGGLHFVEASRHGIWKHAPLIQAWSLSLEIVFYALAPLLVRLKTSTLCGVVAISLLAKIAVMSGPLADVVFFKRFFPTEFWLFGCGILAYRYYRILPKQSQAIDYFCFIMLVGVILIVGDVDDPYLPFALPAVTLVALPFVFRTFSVTRFDRDIGKISYPFYLLHFSAIAIFEEYWEEPIGWHILVATLIAAILAHTAINPGTEFLKQRLRAAKRLPLGAEAAPHPGLSSNNN, encoded by the coding sequence ATGGGCATCATCCGACTTCTGCTCGCTATCGCCGTCTTCAACTCGCACTTCCCCTTTCTGGAAGTGCCGGTTGTTGACGGACATGAAGCGGTTCTGGCGTTCTTCGCCATTTCGGGCTTTTACATAGCGCTGATACTGGACACTACTTACAGCTCGTCAAGAGAGTTTTACTGGGGGCGCTTTCTGTCGCTGTACCCCATGTACCTCATTGGCTTGTCCATCAGTGTTGCCCTGCTGACAGTCGGAGATATTCACCCGATGACCGGTCTCGATAAAATGCAGTCGCTCCTGTCCGATCCTTTGGCCTTTGCCATCATGCTCTGGACTTCCGCCTGCGTATTCGGCCAGGAGCTGCTCTTCAGCCTGGCTCAATCAGCGGACGGCGGATTGCATTTTGTCGAGGCAAGCCGTCACGGCATCTGGAAACATGCCCCGCTCATTCAGGCATGGTCCCTGTCGCTTGAGATCGTCTTCTATGCGCTGGCCCCACTGCTGGTTCGACTCAAAACCTCCACCCTGTGCGGGGTTGTCGCCATCAGCCTTCTGGCCAAAATAGCCGTGATGTCGGGTCCTCTTGCGGATGTCGTCTTCTTCAAACGCTTTTTCCCAACGGAATTCTGGCTGTTCGGGTGCGGTATTCTGGCATACCGGTACTACCGGATCCTGCCTAAGCAGTCACAGGCCATCGACTACTTCTGTTTCATTATGCTTGTAGGTGTCATCCTTATTGTCGGAGATGTGGACGACCCGTATCTGCCGTTCGCACTCCCTGCGGTTACACTGGTGGCTCTTCCATTTGTGTTCCGAACCTTCAGTGTGACTCGATTTGATAGGGACATAGGAAAAATAAGCTACCCCTTTTACCTTCTGCATTTCAGTGCTATCGCCATTTTCGAGGAGTACTGGGAGGAGCCGATAGGCTGGCATATACTGGTTGCAACACTGATTGCCGCCATTCTCGCCCACACGGCTATCAATCCAGGCACGGAATTCCTCAAGCAGCGTTTACGTGCGGCAAAGCGTCTGCCGCTCGGGGCAGAAGCGGCTCCTCACCCGGGCCTTTCCTCCAATAACAATTAA
- the rimK gene encoding 30S ribosomal protein S6--L-glutamate ligase, translated as MKIAILSRKRSLYSTNALVEAGKAAGHDMQVINPLRCYMNIASHHPTIHYKGEDLSDVDAVIPRIGASITFYGTAVVRQFEMMGTYCLNESVAITRSRDKLRSLQLLSRKGIGLPVTGFANSTKFTDDLIEMVGGAPLVVKLLEGTQGIGVVLAENNQAAKSVIEAFQGVKANILVQEYIKDAKGRDIRCLVIGGKVVASMQRQAAPGEFRSNLHRGGSASTIKITPEERSTAVRAAKIMGLNVCGVDLLRTNHGPVVMEVNSSPGLEGIETVTGKSLSGKIIDFIEKNAKPGKTGTRGKG; from the coding sequence ATGAAAATAGCAATTCTCTCTCGAAAACGTTCCCTGTACTCCACCAACGCACTGGTAGAAGCAGGCAAAGCCGCCGGACACGATATGCAGGTTATCAACCCGCTTCGCTGCTACATGAATATCGCGTCCCACCACCCGACCATCCATTACAAAGGGGAAGATTTGTCGGATGTTGATGCCGTGATCCCGCGAATCGGCGCATCCATTACTTTTTACGGAACCGCTGTTGTCCGTCAGTTTGAAATGATGGGAACGTACTGCCTCAACGAATCGGTTGCCATCACCCGCTCCCGTGACAAGTTGCGCTCCCTGCAACTGCTGTCCCGCAAGGGGATCGGCCTGCCCGTGACCGGCTTTGCCAACTCCACCAAGTTCACCGACGACCTCATCGAGATGGTCGGTGGCGCACCGCTCGTGGTCAAGCTGCTGGAAGGAACCCAGGGTATTGGCGTGGTGCTGGCTGAGAACAATCAGGCTGCCAAAAGTGTCATCGAGGCGTTCCAGGGCGTGAAGGCGAACATTCTGGTTCAGGAATACATCAAGGATGCAAAGGGCCGCGACATTCGCTGCCTCGTCATCGGCGGCAAGGTGGTCGCTTCCATGCAGCGTCAGGCGGCTCCGGGCGAATTTCGCTCCAACCTCCACCGTGGTGGCAGCGCGTCCACCATCAAGATCACTCCCGAAGAGCGATCCACTGCCGTGCGCGCTGCAAAGATCATGGGCCTGAATGTCTGTGGCGTCGACCTGCTCAGAACCAACCACGGTCCGGTGGTCATGGAGGTCAACTCCTCACCCGGTCTGGAAGGCATCGAAACCGTCACCGGCAAAAGCCTTTCGGGCAAGATCATCGATTTTATCGAGAAAAACGCCAAACCCGGTAAAACCGGAACTCGGGGCAAAGGATAG
- a CDS encoding ATP-dependent zinc protease family protein, with product MIIGWREWVSLPDFAVPGIKVKIDTGAATSAIHAFNIEPFNRDGERFVRFDIHPIQQRDDISYHCEAPLIDRRKVKNSGGHTQKRFVIQTALEIGGRKWMMDLTLTNRDQMKFRMLLGRSAMKGRLIVDPQLSYQAGKYSSATFYPPLLVK from the coding sequence ATGATCATCGGGTGGCGGGAATGGGTCTCGCTGCCCGATTTTGCTGTTCCGGGGATCAAAGTGAAGATCGACACCGGCGCCGCAACCTCCGCCATCCATGCGTTCAACATCGAACCATTTAATCGGGATGGGGAGCGTTTTGTCCGCTTCGATATTCACCCGATCCAGCAACGGGACGACATCTCCTACCACTGCGAAGCACCCCTCATTGACAGGCGAAAGGTGAAAAACTCCGGAGGGCATACCCAGAAGCGTTTTGTGATTCAGACCGCACTGGAGATCGGCGGACGAAAATGGATGATGGATTTGACACTGACAAACCGTGACCAGATGAAATTTCGCATGTTGCTTGGTCGATCGGCCATGAAGGGACGACTGATTGTCGACCCGCAACTTTCCTATCAGGCAGGCAAATACAGTTCAGCAACCTTTTACCCACCCCTTTTAGTAAAATGA
- a CDS encoding GNAT family N-acetyltransferase yields MDITIKEEPRFNEIIEVSIHSGITPDDVDTLLDMAASSGLFASDLMMSTEDMAWDSAYSDGNEPHIFLKATYSTTGENRTAGFICFGPIDRWDGYYELYGIAVDPACQRLGIGSALLSEMIRQITVAGGKGIFLETGGGRSFENARLFYEANGFTQETRFHKQFIPSAGDVVYRFDIDTDGKEEQQQ; encoded by the coding sequence ATGGACATCACCATTAAAGAAGAACCCCGGTTCAACGAAATCATCGAAGTCAGCATTCATTCAGGCATCACGCCGGATGATGTCGACACCCTGCTGGACATGGCGGCATCAAGCGGCCTGTTCGCATCCGATCTCATGATGTCGACTGAAGACATGGCATGGGACAGTGCGTACAGCGACGGCAATGAACCCCACATTTTTCTCAAGGCCACGTACAGCACAACCGGGGAAAATAGGACAGCGGGATTCATCTGTTTCGGTCCCATTGATCGCTGGGACGGATATTATGAATTATACGGAATCGCCGTAGACCCCGCCTGCCAACGCTTGGGCATCGGTTCAGCTCTCCTCTCGGAGATGATCCGTCAGATAACAGTGGCAGGTGGCAAAGGAATTTTTCTTGAAACCGGCGGAGGGCGTTCCTTCGAGAATGCCCGGCTTTTTTACGAGGCCAATGGTTTCACCCAGGAAACCCGTTTCCACAAACAGTTTATCCCAAGTGCCGGAGATGTCGTTTACCGCTTCGATATCGACACCGACGGCAAAGAAGAACAACAACAGTAA
- a CDS encoding sigma-54 dependent transcriptional regulator, with amino-acid sequence MRKMLVITRDGNHSKRIGDLLDRNEEISARTTFESSIPENDREVDTLFVDVESLLSNNTPVNMALKEMWSHFPSAAIIVMADEEHTTDAVDAVNAGAFGYLTHPIQKEELDLIVDRVRKSNVLHSELNYLRDQFWDEDSLKYVDTRSKAMHDAFAKIRQVASTRTTVLLTGETGTGKSLIAKLIHAHSNRRNKPFISVHCGAIPDTLVESELFGHEKGSFTGAIRRKLGKFELAHGGTIFLDEIGTVSQSVQVKLLNIIQERILQRVGGENDIPVDVRIIAATNEDMGQLCEEGKFRRDLFYRLNVFPIRIPALRERQEDLPRLSEEFIRQFNGQLNTEIKGIHPHVLNIFKGYDWPGNVRELENVIERACILETGEVLQPDSFPPDLIDTQGEVVTAPVKTDLPLKEARQITIDKFEKQYLSSLLDQCQGIIKNAAQKAGITTRQLNKLMNRHQLHRSDFINKN; translated from the coding sequence ATGAGAAAAATGCTTGTCATCACCCGCGACGGAAATCACTCCAAGCGCATCGGCGATCTGCTCGACCGAAATGAGGAAATTTCGGCCCGAACCACCTTTGAATCATCCATCCCGGAAAATGACCGGGAAGTGGACACGCTGTTTGTCGATGTCGAGTCGCTACTGAGCAACAATACGCCCGTAAACATGGCGCTTAAAGAGATGTGGTCACACTTCCCTTCCGCCGCCATTATCGTGATGGCCGACGAAGAACACACCACGGACGCCGTGGACGCGGTCAATGCCGGGGCATTCGGCTATCTCACTCACCCCATTCAAAAAGAAGAACTCGACCTTATCGTCGACAGGGTGCGCAAGTCGAACGTGCTCCACTCGGAACTGAACTACCTCCGTGATCAGTTTTGGGATGAGGATTCATTGAAATATGTCGACACCCGCAGCAAGGCCATGCACGACGCCTTTGCCAAGATACGGCAGGTGGCAAGCACGCGCACGACCGTTCTGCTGACAGGAGAAACCGGGACAGGCAAAAGCCTTATCGCCAAACTCATCCACGCCCACAGCAACCGCAGGAACAAGCCATTCATCAGCGTTCATTGTGGCGCAATTCCCGACACGCTGGTGGAGAGCGAACTCTTTGGTCATGAAAAAGGATCATTCACCGGCGCTATTCGTCGCAAGCTGGGCAAATTCGAACTGGCCCACGGCGGAACCATCTTTCTGGACGAAATCGGCACGGTCAGCCAGTCAGTTCAGGTCAAGCTGCTCAACATCATTCAGGAGCGCATCCTTCAGCGCGTCGGCGGCGAGAACGATATCCCCGTTGATGTACGCATCATCGCGGCGACCAATGAAGACATGGGACAGCTTTGTGAGGAAGGAAAGTTCCGGCGTGATTTGTTTTATCGACTCAATGTCTTCCCAATTCGCATCCCGGCGCTCAGGGAACGACAGGAAGACCTGCCGCGACTCTCCGAAGAATTCATCCGTCAATTCAATGGGCAATTGAATACGGAGATCAAAGGGATACACCCGCACGTCCTGAATATTTTTAAGGGATACGACTGGCCGGGCAACGTTCGGGAACTGGAAAACGTCATCGAACGAGCCTGCATTCTGGAAACAGGCGAGGTTCTTCAGCCCGACAGTTTCCCGCCCGACCTTATCGACACACAGGGCGAAGTGGTGACCGCACCGGTCAAAACCGACCTGCCACTTAAGGAAGCACGCCAGATCACCATCGACAAGTTTGAAAAGCAGTACCTCTCCAGTCTGCTGGATCAGTGCCAGGGCATCATCAAGAATGCTGCACAAAAAGCGGGAATAACCACCCGTCAGCTCAATAAATTGATGAACCGACATCAACTACACCGTAGCGACTTCATAAACAAGAACTGA
- a CDS encoding ABC transporter ATP-binding protein yields the protein MSMLAINELGKTFDSNKGPVIALEDINLEVNRGELAVIVGPSGCGKSTLLNIVAGLEQKTTGVAALEGNDIDTPGADRGMVFQSYTLFPWLTVRKNVEFGLRLKGVPAAERAEIARKYIGLVGLEDFENALPKELSGGMKQRVAIARVLANSPVMLLMDEPFGALDAQTRILLQELLLDVWRKEKTTILFITHDIDEAILLADNVYIMSSRPGRIKAKIPITIPRPRDHKATVTPEFSAVKSQIMDLLWEEIQQS from the coding sequence ATGAGCATGCTCGCCATCAACGAACTGGGAAAGACGTTCGATTCCAACAAGGGACCGGTCATCGCCCTGGAAGACATTAATCTTGAGGTCAATCGCGGTGAACTGGCCGTCATAGTCGGCCCCAGCGGGTGCGGCAAATCCACCCTGCTCAATATCGTGGCCGGACTGGAGCAGAAGACCACCGGCGTCGCAGCCCTCGAAGGCAATGACATCGACACCCCGGGAGCGGATCGCGGCATGGTCTTCCAGTCCTACACGCTCTTCCCCTGGCTGACGGTTCGCAAGAATGTCGAATTCGGCCTGCGCCTCAAGGGGGTACCTGCTGCCGAGCGGGCGGAAATAGCCCGCAAGTATATCGGCCTTGTCGGGCTGGAAGATTTTGAGAACGCCCTGCCCAAGGAGCTTTCCGGCGGCATGAAGCAGCGCGTGGCCATTGCCCGCGTCCTGGCTAACAGCCCGGTCATGCTGCTGATGGATGAGCCTTTCGGCGCACTGGATGCACAGACACGGATTCTGCTGCAGGAACTGCTGCTTGATGTGTGGAGAAAAGAGAAGACCACCATTCTCTTCATCACCCACGACATCGATGAAGCGATTCTGCTGGCAGACAATGTCTACATCATGTCCAGCCGCCCCGGGCGCATCAAGGCGAAGATCCCCATCACCATCCCCCGCCCCAGAGACCACAAGGCCACCGTCACGCCGGAATTCTCTGCGGTCAAATCACAGATCATGGACCTGCTCTGGGAAGAGATTCAGCAAAGCTGA